One genomic region from Sphingomonas paeninsulae encodes:
- a CDS encoding efflux RND transporter periplasmic adaptor subunit: protein MTLPRKSYWGFAALGLAAIVLIAWFILHKKPADVAKAHPVPVSVAVATVKDVPVSLTALGAAQAWNSVLVRTQVNGKLLRASFVEGTNVRAGQLLAQIDPAPYVAVLLQARGALERDRALLRDARLDLGRYKTLAKQDSIALQQVSTQATLVQQDEGLVHIDEGVAAAAQINLRWCRILSPVSGRTGVRLVDPGNLVSTSDTTGIVIVNQIEPIAVTFTVPQGDFQHLSDLSEGFQKPLTTVALSQDTNASLGSGELSIADNKVDPATGTVQLKARFNNAGRRLWPGQFVNVMLTLQTLEQKVTIPSGAVSQGPNGAFAYVVVAGKAVVRMIKVGWNQGGTAVIEAGIKAGETVVTDGQMTLMPGLPVRVIGQPPQAGRVS, encoded by the coding sequence ATGACGTTGCCTCGGAAATCTTATTGGGGTTTCGCCGCACTGGGCCTTGCCGCCATCGTCCTGATCGCATGGTTCATACTTCACAAAAAACCAGCTGACGTCGCGAAAGCCCACCCCGTTCCGGTGTCGGTTGCCGTCGCAACGGTAAAGGATGTGCCGGTTTCCCTCACCGCACTGGGCGCGGCGCAAGCCTGGAACAGTGTTCTCGTTCGTACCCAAGTCAACGGCAAGTTGCTCCGCGCCTCATTCGTCGAAGGCACCAATGTGCGGGCCGGGCAGCTTTTGGCCCAGATCGATCCAGCGCCCTATGTTGCGGTGCTTCTTCAGGCCCGAGGGGCGTTGGAACGTGACAGGGCTTTGCTTCGCGATGCTCGCCTGGATCTGGGACGGTATAAGACTCTTGCGAAACAGGATTCGATCGCACTCCAGCAGGTTTCGACTCAAGCTACTCTGGTCCAGCAGGACGAAGGGCTTGTCCATATCGACGAGGGCGTGGCGGCCGCCGCACAAATCAATCTTCGCTGGTGTCGCATCCTTTCACCTGTCTCTGGTAGAACCGGCGTGCGCCTGGTCGATCCGGGCAATCTGGTAAGTACGAGTGACACGACCGGGATCGTCATCGTCAATCAAATCGAGCCGATTGCAGTAACCTTCACGGTTCCCCAGGGCGATTTCCAACACCTTTCGGATCTTTCCGAAGGGTTCCAGAAGCCCTTAACCACTGTCGCGCTCAGCCAGGACACAAACGCCTCGCTGGGCTCAGGCGAACTGAGTATTGCCGATAACAAGGTCGATCCCGCGACCGGGACGGTGCAATTGAAAGCGCGTTTTAACAATGCGGGCCGGCGCCTCTGGCCGGGGCAGTTCGTCAATGTCATGCTGACGCTCCAGACGCTGGAACAAAAAGTAACGATCCCGTCTGGCGCAGTCAGCCAGGGCCCCAATGGCGCGTTCGCTTACGTCGTTGTGGCGGGCAAGGCCGTGGTTCGGATGATCAAGGTAGGCTGGAACCAGGGCGGGACCGCAGTCATCGAAGCGGGCATAAAAGCGGGCGAAACTGTCGTGACCGACGGACAAATGACGCTGATGCCCGGCCTGCCTGTGCGCGTTATCGGACAGCCGCCACAGGCAGGCCGGGTTAGTTGA
- a CDS encoding helix-turn-helix domain-containing protein, producing the protein MQDQNLIESESHEFGVLVREEIARRRISRQALADMARISLSTLEKALAGTRPFTLASTLRIEESLGVKLRHGGKATTGSDTAPEDMGAYARSAVGWIEGRYLTLRPSFGTPNAIYAYLTTIRWLPDDGHLGFAESERLDARFEQGGHVSMPNLSGHIYLVTNTTGQHRLMILGRPTIDGVLYGVLTTLQVGPGSQLVPAACPVSLSKLSASDDASMGLIMPESAIYTAYRDRLRRSTADDFARFYPVT; encoded by the coding sequence ATGCAGGACCAGAATCTGATCGAGAGCGAGAGCCACGAGTTTGGCGTGCTTGTGCGCGAGGAAATCGCACGCCGCCGCATCTCACGACAGGCGCTCGCCGACATGGCAAGAATAAGCCTCTCGACGCTCGAAAAAGCGCTGGCCGGGACGCGTCCCTTCACCTTGGCGTCGACGTTGCGGATCGAGGAGTCACTTGGCGTAAAGCTTCGTCACGGGGGAAAGGCAACAACAGGGTCCGATACCGCACCAGAAGACATGGGCGCTTACGCCCGATCCGCAGTCGGCTGGATCGAGGGCCGATATCTGACGTTGCGCCCAAGCTTTGGCACGCCGAACGCGATTTACGCCTATCTAACGACAATCCGCTGGCTTCCTGACGACGGCCATCTTGGTTTTGCAGAATCCGAACGGCTCGATGCCCGTTTCGAGCAAGGCGGTCACGTTTCCATGCCCAACCTTTCGGGCCATATCTATCTTGTTACCAACACGACGGGCCAGCATCGGCTGATGATCCTTGGTCGCCCAACAATAGACGGGGTGTTGTACGGTGTGTTGACGACTTTGCAGGTTGGTCCCGGCTCTCAGCTGGTGCCTGCTGCCTGTCCGGTGTCTTTGTCCAAACTTTCGGCCAGCGACGATGCCTCAATGGGGCTCATCATGCCGGAGTCTGCAATTTATACAGCTTATCGCGACAGATTGCGCAGATCGACGGCAGACGATTTCGCACGCTTTTATCCGGTGACTTAG
- a CDS encoding marine proteobacterial sortase target protein encodes MPRFFHCSRALIPAITLIVAAPVALIAYTSTAAAEASDSAVDDEGPGAGTLMLRGLKSTETLPAVRLGTNMDVTVSGSIARVRVTQVFRNTSDKWMEATYLYPLPEDGAVDSLKMVIGQRVIVGQIEKRAVARALYEKAKASGQKAGLVEQQRPNMFTNSVANIGPGETVLVSIEYQMPVKQSRGSFSLRLPLVVGPRYTPPHTLTSATAVADANAVTSAPVLNPKAGQTLNPVSITVRLAPGFRLANVISPYHRVAITGHGDERTIKLAAGTVPADRDFELDWRSASADPTLGLFREHTDYGDFVMATINPPVDQANAPTPPREMVFVIDNSGSMGGASMDEAKASLIYALKTLQPQDHFNIIRFDDTMTQLFTHSVAATPDQIALATRFAEGLKAAGGTEMLPALKAALADAASSGGPTAVRQVIFLTDGEISNEQEMLATLGEDGGRSHIFFVGIGSAPNDHLMTRMATIGRGAFTHVGSPEEVAAKITPLLDMLRHPAMQNITVKVSGGTLDLTPRDLPDLYFGQPLVLVGKTDHWSGTLTVSGTIAGKAWQRSVVLSDAKTSPSVAKLWARRRIDDIEADRTLGKLDTDKANDQIAEIGLANSLVTSQTSLVAIDRTPVRPAGEGLVREDLPLNLPAGWDFDTLFGGESGKAAMRNVDTLAARAAEQATALALPKTATGFVGAIVNGLVLLLLGIGGLFFLRRHRGAAQ; translated from the coding sequence ATGCCCCGCTTCTTTCATTGCAGCCGCGCCCTGATCCCCGCGATCACGCTTATCGTCGCAGCACCCGTCGCCCTGATCGCATATACTTCGACCGCTGCGGCAGAGGCCAGCGACAGCGCAGTGGACGACGAGGGACCGGGCGCTGGCACATTGATGTTGCGCGGTTTGAAATCGACCGAAACGCTGCCTGCCGTCCGTTTGGGCACCAACATGGACGTTACCGTAAGCGGTTCGATTGCGCGGGTTCGTGTGACCCAGGTATTCCGCAACACGTCCGACAAATGGATGGAGGCGACCTATCTTTACCCTTTGCCAGAAGATGGCGCGGTCGACAGTCTGAAAATGGTCATTGGCCAGCGCGTTATCGTCGGCCAGATCGAAAAGCGCGCCGTCGCCCGCGCCCTTTATGAAAAGGCGAAGGCCAGCGGGCAGAAGGCCGGACTGGTTGAACAGCAGCGTCCGAATATGTTTACGAACAGCGTCGCAAACATCGGACCCGGCGAAACCGTGCTGGTCTCGATCGAGTATCAGATGCCGGTCAAACAGAGTCGGGGCAGCTTCTCGCTAAGACTGCCGCTGGTCGTTGGGCCGCGCTACACACCGCCGCACACGCTGACATCGGCAACGGCGGTCGCTGATGCGAATGCAGTGACATCTGCTCCCGTGCTTAATCCGAAAGCTGGGCAGACGCTAAACCCGGTTTCGATCACCGTGCGTTTGGCGCCGGGCTTTCGGCTCGCCAACGTTATCAGCCCCTATCACCGTGTCGCCATCACCGGCCACGGCGATGAACGCACGATCAAACTGGCGGCGGGCACGGTGCCAGCCGATCGCGATTTTGAACTCGATTGGCGCTCGGCCTCGGCCGATCCAACGCTTGGCTTGTTCCGGGAGCACACTGACTATGGCGATTTTGTGATGGCGACGATCAACCCTCCGGTCGATCAGGCCAATGCTCCGACCCCGCCGCGGGAGATGGTTTTCGTGATCGACAACAGCGGGTCGATGGGTGGCGCATCGATGGACGAAGCAAAGGCGAGCCTGATCTATGCGCTCAAGACCTTGCAGCCGCAGGACCATTTCAACATCATCCGTTTCGATGACACGATGACTCAGTTGTTTACGCACAGCGTGGCAGCGACGCCGGACCAGATCGCGCTGGCAACACGCTTTGCTGAGGGCCTTAAGGCGGCTGGCGGTACTGAAATGCTGCCTGCTCTGAAAGCGGCGCTGGCCGATGCTGCCAGCAGCGGAGGCCCAACCGCCGTGCGTCAGGTCATCTTTCTCACCGATGGAGAGATTTCGAATGAACAGGAAATGCTCGCGACCCTCGGCGAAGATGGCGGACGATCGCATATCTTCTTCGTCGGGATCGGATCTGCCCCCAACGATCATTTGATGACCCGGATGGCAACAATTGGTCGCGGCGCCTTCACTCATGTCGGCAGCCCAGAGGAAGTTGCGGCAAAGATCACGCCGCTGCTCGACATGCTGCGCCACCCGGCAATGCAGAATATAACGGTTAAGGTTTCGGGCGGAACGCTCGACCTGACGCCACGCGATTTGCCCGACCTGTATTTTGGGCAGCCACTCGTTCTCGTCGGGAAAACCGATCACTGGTCGGGGACGCTGACGGTCAGTGGAACCATCGCGGGCAAGGCGTGGCAGCGCAGTGTTGTGCTGTCCGACGCCAAAACCAGTCCATCGGTTGCCAAGCTCTGGGCGCGTCGTCGCATCGACGATATCGAAGCTGACAGGACGCTCGGTAAGCTCGATACGGACAAGGCGAACGATCAGATTGCCGAGATCGGTCTCGCCAATTCTCTGGTCACCAGCCAAACGAGCCTCGTCGCAATCGACCGCACGCCGGTGCGTCCCGCCGGTGAAGGACTGGTTCGCGAGGATTTGCCCCTAAACTTGCCCGCAGGATGGGATTTCGACACGCTTTTCGGTGGAGAAAGCGGCAAGGCGGCGATGCGTAACGTCGATACGCTGGCCGCGCGCGCAGCGGAACAGGCAACCGCACTGGCGCTACCGAAAACCGCGACGGGCTTTGTCGGCGCAATCGTTAATGGGCTGGTGCTGCTCCTGTTGGGAATCGGCGGCCTGTTCTTCCTCCGTCGTCACCGGGGAGCAGCCCAATGA
- a CDS encoding class GN sortase produces MNYVLTSNGTVSWRGPARVLSIALCLAGFVQFATGAIVPAKAMVAQLLLERAFDRSVATHRSQKPWPWADMAPIARISVPRLGVDSIVLDTGSGQAMAFGPTLLPGGARLGAPGTAVIAAHRDTHFRFLEHVRTGDLIAVKSLDGTTQRYRVNGAEIVRWDKFAVDTEGAAAQLALSTCYPFGALDHGPLRYVVHASQIEKR; encoded by the coding sequence ATGAACTATGTCCTGACATCGAACGGCACGGTATCGTGGAGGGGCCCCGCGCGTGTCCTCTCGATTGCACTTTGCCTCGCGGGCTTCGTGCAATTTGCGACCGGCGCGATCGTGCCAGCCAAGGCAATGGTCGCGCAACTTTTGCTTGAGCGGGCCTTCGATCGCAGCGTCGCCACGCATCGTTCGCAAAAGCCCTGGCCATGGGCCGACATGGCACCAATCGCCCGGATCAGTGTGCCACGGCTCGGGGTGGATAGCATCGTGCTCGACACCGGATCAGGTCAGGCGATGGCTTTCGGGCCGACGTTGCTTCCGGGCGGCGCGCGCCTTGGCGCACCCGGCACCGCAGTCATCGCTGCGCACCGCGATACTCACTTCCGGTTCCTAGAGCACGTTCGAACTGGCGATCTAATTGCCGTTAAAAGTCTGGACGGAACGACACAAAGATATCGCGTGAATGGTGCCGAGATCGTTAGATGGGACAAGTTCGCTGTCGATACTGAAGGGGCGGCTGCCCAACTTGCCTTGTCCACCTGCTATCCATTCGGTGCGTTGGATCACGGGCCGCTGCGGTATGTTGTCCATGCGAGTCAGATTGAAAAGCGTTGA
- a CDS encoding tyrosine-type recombinase/integrase yields the protein MGKLTTLSFKAAIAPGTYQDGEGLMLVVKSAKSRSWQVRVQVDGKRRDFGLGSAGKVSLSAARAKAQELRTLYQSGVDPVAKKRADKLARLSIPTFREAAKLVHDEQKAGWRNVKHRADWLSSLERLAFDHIGDERIDLVDVPMVRDLLLPIWLEKPETARRVRQRVKAVLDWAAAKGFRTSLDLSGLNKGLPRQPKGDNHFAAMDYVKVPSFIAAVKAAPETTGRLALLFTIYTAARSGEVRGATWGEIDLDAKLWTIAGIRMKAGKEHIVPLPAPAVKILKHLAEARKGGKGEVIFIGTKERPISDMTMSKVLRDMSEPFTVHGFRSSFKDWAVESTGFPDAVSEAALAHLDKDRVRAAYRRTDFLKMRGDLMAAWANFVDGGGGVVRDITEPARLAG from the coding sequence GTGGGTAAACTGACAACCTTGAGCTTTAAGGCGGCAATAGCGCCGGGAACCTATCAGGATGGCGAAGGGCTGATGCTCGTCGTCAAATCTGCCAAATCCCGATCATGGCAGGTCAGAGTGCAGGTTGATGGCAAGCGCCGCGACTTTGGGCTTGGGTCCGCTGGCAAGGTGTCGCTATCGGCAGCACGGGCTAAAGCTCAGGAGCTACGGACACTCTATCAGTCTGGTGTCGATCCGGTCGCGAAGAAGCGCGCCGATAAACTAGCAAGGTTGAGCATCCCTACATTTCGCGAAGCTGCCAAGCTCGTGCACGACGAGCAAAAGGCAGGCTGGCGCAATGTGAAGCATCGTGCCGACTGGCTTTCCAGTCTCGAACGACTTGCCTTCGATCACATAGGCGATGAGCGGATTGATCTTGTTGACGTTCCAATGGTTCGTGACCTTTTGCTTCCGATCTGGCTGGAGAAGCCTGAGACCGCTCGTCGCGTTCGTCAGCGCGTGAAGGCGGTCCTCGACTGGGCTGCGGCGAAGGGCTTTCGCACATCGCTCGATTTAAGCGGATTGAACAAGGGACTACCCCGCCAACCCAAGGGCGATAATCACTTTGCAGCGATGGACTATGTGAAGGTCCCCTCGTTCATCGCCGCGGTTAAGGCTGCTCCCGAAACCACGGGTCGGCTGGCGCTCCTGTTCACGATTTACACTGCCGCGCGATCTGGTGAAGTCCGAGGTGCGACGTGGGGCGAAATCGATCTCGACGCCAAACTTTGGACTATCGCCGGTATCCGCATGAAGGCGGGTAAGGAGCATATCGTCCCATTGCCCGCACCAGCCGTGAAGATACTTAAGCATCTGGCGGAGGCGCGCAAAGGCGGGAAGGGCGAAGTCATCTTCATCGGCACGAAGGAAAGGCCGATCAGCGATATGACTATGTCCAAGGTTCTACGCGACATGTCCGAGCCATTCACCGTCCACGGCTTTCGGTCATCGTTCAAAGACTGGGCCGTCGAATCCACCGGCTTCCCTGACGCCGTGTCCGAGGCGGCTCTGGCCCATCTCGATAAAGACAGGGTCCGGGCTGCTTATCGCCGCACGGATTTTCTTAAGATGCGCGGAGACCTCATGGCGGCATGGGCAAACTTCGTTGACGGCGGGGGCGGCGTCGTGCGCGATATTACCGAACCCGCACGTCTGGCAGGATGA
- a CDS encoding helix-turn-helix domain-containing protein, whose protein sequence is MTEPLAFTIPEAVATSRVSRSEIYAALQRGDLEAKKRGRRTLILREELQRFMSSLPAYQAAA, encoded by the coding sequence ATGACTGAACCTCTAGCCTTCACAATCCCGGAAGCAGTTGCCACCTCGCGTGTATCCCGCTCCGAAATCTATGCCGCCTTGCAGCGAGGCGATCTCGAAGCAAAGAAACGCGGACGCCGCACGCTGATACTTCGTGAGGAGCTTCAACGTTTCATGTCCAGCCTGCCAGCTTATCAGGCGGCTGCGTGA
- a CDS encoding DUF7146 domain-containing protein, with product MRIDLDTIRAAHSLTSVAGAVVKLKRAGNEMAGCCPFHADKSPSFTIYSGGQRGHCFGCGWTGDVLDFVMKLHGVSLPEAADMLTGGNLPVVQVAPIVRNRPQKDERDTTAEALAIWNEAVPITGTPAEVYLRRRSITVALPPCLRFACIRYGWGSILHPALIAAITSPAGDLIGIQRTYLTEDGGKAPFDKVKLSLGRVRGGAIQLGAATASMLVTEGLEDGLTLFQVLGRSVWVSAGTSMLPAIEFPPIVRAVVIGADGDAPGEAAAQKAAEAYSLAGCIVRIMRPAAPHKDFNAEAMAVNL from the coding sequence ATGCGAATTGATCTCGACACCATACGCGCCGCACATTCGCTTACCTCAGTCGCAGGAGCCGTCGTTAAACTGAAGCGCGCAGGCAACGAGATGGCGGGCTGTTGTCCGTTTCATGCTGACAAGTCACCCAGTTTCACGATCTACAGCGGGGGGCAGCGTGGTCACTGTTTCGGCTGCGGCTGGACAGGTGATGTGCTGGACTTCGTAATGAAGCTGCACGGCGTGTCTCTCCCGGAAGCAGCCGACATGCTCACTGGTGGGAACCTGCCGGTTGTCCAGGTCGCGCCCATCGTCAGAAATCGGCCACAAAAGGACGAACGTGACACCACAGCCGAGGCGCTGGCAATCTGGAATGAGGCGGTGCCAATTACCGGCACGCCGGCAGAGGTGTATCTACGTCGCCGCAGCATCACGGTTGCCTTGCCCCCATGCCTGCGGTTCGCTTGTATTCGATACGGCTGGGGCAGTATTCTGCATCCGGCGCTTATCGCGGCCATCACCTCACCAGCTGGGGATCTGATCGGCATCCAGCGCACTTACCTGACCGAAGATGGTGGCAAGGCTCCGTTCGATAAGGTGAAGCTCTCGCTGGGTCGGGTGCGCGGTGGCGCGATCCAGCTCGGTGCGGCAACCGCCAGCATGCTCGTCACTGAGGGGCTTGAGGACGGTCTGACGCTCTTTCAGGTGTTGGGACGGTCTGTATGGGTATCGGCCGGCACGTCGATGCTGCCAGCTATAGAGTTTCCGCCGATAGTGCGGGCTGTGGTAATCGGCGCTGACGGCGATGCTCCCGGCGAGGCAGCAGCGCAGAAAGCGGCGGAAGCATACTCACTGGCCGGATGCATCGTCAGGATCATGCGCCCTGCGGCACCGCATAAAGACTTCAATGCTGAAGCTATGGCGGTGAATCTATGA
- a CDS encoding AAA family ATPase has translation MTAIPLHQRFEQIEQNEPFSAPNLPAPLKITATPYQWCDPSQIKLREWVYGRSIQRGHLRAVVAQGGAGKTILSVGEALCMATGRNLLGQTVPGGPKRVWLWNLEDDGDELARIVQAACLHWDIAPEHIRDRLFIDSALDGAPLKLASSTNAAGLVINRPLVEALTDEMKGREIDYLHVDPFVSSHSANESDNMEIDAIAKEWAMVAKKSEAGVGLAHHISKAGAGEATAMHARGAVALINACRSVLVLNRMSDEEAKRYGIEDERRRRFFRVYDDKNNRAPPSDKSDWYQMASVSLGNGINDDGDNMGVVVPWSPPDAFDGVTADHLYRVQCLVSEGTWRADVQASAWVGKPVAQIMGLSSEADVKADRARINMLLRTWIGTGALVKTEGKDSKSMSRTFVEVGEWAVQGVPPTSQGVVRKGVEGEGPAIPHHTSPL, from the coding sequence ATGACCGCTATCCCATTGCACCAACGCTTCGAACAAATCGAGCAAAACGAACCATTCAGCGCGCCGAATCTCCCGGCACCGCTGAAGATCACGGCAACGCCCTATCAGTGGTGCGACCCGTCGCAGATAAAGCTCAGAGAGTGGGTCTACGGTCGATCCATCCAACGCGGGCACCTTCGCGCCGTCGTGGCACAGGGTGGAGCCGGTAAGACCATTCTGAGCGTGGGCGAGGCATTGTGCATGGCGACAGGTCGCAATCTCCTTGGACAGACAGTGCCGGGTGGCCCTAAACGCGTGTGGCTGTGGAATCTTGAGGATGATGGCGACGAACTCGCCCGCATCGTCCAAGCTGCATGTCTGCATTGGGACATTGCGCCCGAGCACATCCGCGACCGGCTCTTTATAGACAGTGCGCTCGACGGGGCTCCCCTAAAGCTGGCCAGTTCGACCAATGCGGCTGGGCTCGTGATCAACCGTCCGCTCGTCGAGGCGCTGACTGACGAAATGAAGGGCAGGGAGATCGATTACCTCCACGTCGATCCGTTCGTATCGTCCCACTCGGCGAACGAGTCCGACAATATGGAGATCGACGCCATTGCCAAGGAATGGGCGATGGTCGCCAAGAAGTCCGAGGCTGGGGTCGGGCTTGCCCATCACATCAGCAAGGCCGGGGCGGGAGAAGCGACCGCAATGCATGCCCGCGGTGCCGTCGCTCTCATCAACGCCTGCCGTTCGGTGCTGGTTCTCAACCGCATGTCGGACGAGGAAGCCAAGCGTTACGGCATTGAAGACGAGCGCCGACGCCGGTTTTTCCGTGTCTATGACGACAAGAACAACCGCGCGCCGCCCAGCGACAAGTCCGACTGGTATCAGATGGCCTCGGTGAGCCTGGGCAACGGCATCAATGACGATGGCGATAACATGGGTGTGGTCGTGCCATGGTCACCGCCTGACGCATTCGACGGTGTCACTGCTGATCACCTATATCGCGTTCAGTGCCTAGTTTCCGAGGGAACATGGCGGGCCGACGTTCAGGCATCTGCATGGGTCGGGAAGCCCGTTGCGCAGATCATGGGCCTGAGCTCAGAGGCTGATGTAAAAGCCGACCGAGCCCGCATCAACATGCTGTTGCGCACATGGATTGGCACCGGCGCGCTTGTGAAGACTGAAGGAAAGGACAGCAAAAGCATGTCGCGGACCTTCGTGGAGGTCGGTGAATGGGCTGTTCAGGGCGTTCCCCCCACCTCTCAAGGTGTGGTGAGGAAGGGTGTGGAAGGTGAGGGGCCTGCAATTCCACACCACACCTCCCCCCTTTAG
- a CDS encoding Panacea domain-containing protein, with translation MTSFPPLAVANAVLDEARSQGKSLTIMQLLKLVYIAHGWSLALLSAPLVNEEPEAWQHGPVFPSIYREFRRFGSQPIQGNSAGPFGLLSDSQRSIIHSVVQNYGDMHAFALSRITHEVDTPWFKTYRGGVGSSSDIPNAVIADHYKKLAHDRRATS, from the coding sequence ATGACGTCATTCCCACCACTTGCAGTCGCTAACGCTGTACTCGACGAAGCTCGATCACAAGGTAAGTCGCTGACGATAATGCAGTTGCTTAAGCTGGTTTATATCGCTCATGGATGGTCGCTCGCGTTGTTGAGTGCTCCGCTGGTAAACGAGGAACCTGAGGCGTGGCAGCACGGCCCTGTGTTTCCTTCCATTTATCGTGAGTTCCGAAGGTTTGGTTCGCAGCCCATCCAGGGCAACTCAGCAGGACCATTTGGACTTCTGTCTGACTCGCAGCGCTCGATTATTCATTCGGTTGTGCAAAATTACGGGGACATGCACGCGTTCGCTCTTTCCCGCATCACCCATGAGGTGGACACACCTTGGTTCAAAACTTATCGCGGAGGAGTGGGGAGTTCGAGCGACATCCCTAACGCAGTAATTGCTGACCATTACAAAAAGCTTGCACATGACCGACGAGCCACTTCCTAA
- a CDS encoding PGN_0703 family putative restriction endonuclease — MNRTHLPLIPEAVLRRHKVHESFDNRFRACARLLQALWRAETEIPIGTHTAHDGTSRKLGSRISDTAGQAGRNFMSTDVARLAWREFAYREPGSMIDEHRLWTNALSSQPLTLNVMGPLRLDTKLATKVLGAICPDLTDATVDAVLFEHSPGRRVESLTQDRTAWDAVITYVRETGETGFVALEFKYTETCGERQKELRSRYDELIPATGLFIDPAAVELRGPPLQQLMREHVLAQATIMRGDHSEGRFIVVAPALNQPVQDACARYAANLAPPSEGKAGFAVITLESFIAALGEQGDEAYAASLYRRYCDWSLIDDEIEANFAMRSAR, encoded by the coding sequence TTGAACAGAACACACCTTCCTCTCATTCCTGAAGCCGTCCTGCGACGCCACAAGGTCCACGAGAGCTTCGATAATCGCTTCCGCGCCTGTGCACGGCTCTTGCAAGCCCTATGGCGGGCTGAAACGGAAATCCCGATCGGCACACACACCGCGCATGACGGCACCAGCCGTAAGCTTGGTTCACGGATCAGCGACACCGCCGGTCAGGCAGGCCGCAACTTCATGTCCACCGACGTTGCGCGGCTGGCATGGCGGGAATTCGCATATCGTGAGCCCGGCTCGATGATCGACGAGCACCGCCTTTGGACCAATGCCCTGTCCTCACAGCCTCTCACCCTGAACGTCATGGGGCCGCTGCGGCTGGACACGAAGCTGGCGACGAAAGTGCTGGGCGCGATCTGCCCGGATCTGACCGATGCTACCGTTGACGCGGTGCTGTTCGAGCATTCGCCAGGCCGTCGTGTTGAAAGCCTGACGCAGGATCGAACGGCGTGGGATGCAGTGATCACCTATGTGCGTGAGACTGGCGAGACTGGGTTCGTCGCCCTGGAGTTCAAATACACGGAGACGTGTGGCGAACGCCAAAAGGAGCTTCGGTCCCGGTATGACGAGCTGATCCCCGCGACGGGTCTGTTCATCGATCCAGCCGCCGTCGAACTGCGTGGGCCACCCTTGCAGCAGCTAATGCGCGAGCATGTGCTGGCGCAGGCGACGATCATGCGAGGCGATCACAGCGAGGGCCGGTTCATCGTTGTGGCTCCTGCCCTCAACCAGCCGGTTCAGGATGCCTGCGCTCGCTATGCGGCCAATCTGGCCCCGCCGAGCGAAGGCAAAGCAGGGTTCGCGGTGATAACGCTGGAATCCTTCATCGCCGCGCTCGGTGAACAGGGCGACGAAGCCTACGCGGCCTCGCTTTACCGGCGGTACTGCGACTGGTCTCTGATCGACGACGAGATCGAGGCCAACTTCGCGATGCGTTCGGCCCGATAA